One window of Psychrobacillus sp. FSL H8-0483 genomic DNA carries:
- a CDS encoding diacylglycerol kinase family protein, with the protein MNKVVFILNEHAGNGRSKKVWDSWRGKVTFPYTFCVTEYSGHATEITKQCAKESQEPLLIVAIGGDGTVHEIISGATGYEHVRVGVISAGSGNDFGRTFSVFQSIEQLEAYTYEKYDLGKLTNERSTYSFVNNAGFGFDAKVVYSSNNSKWKKWLNAFGLGKITYILYVVKELLVFQTFSFSLLTKEDTLKFDDVWFIVVCNQAYFGGGMKISPSSLPNDQLIEMTVVHKLARWKLLFIFGTVFFGKHTKYKEVKQLQAKDFTIRMHEKVYGHVDGEFSCVTEQEQCFSFSVQPKAWNLAKPLRSKRS; encoded by the coding sequence ATGAATAAAGTTGTCTTTATCCTCAATGAACATGCTGGCAATGGTCGATCCAAGAAAGTATGGGATTCCTGGAGGGGTAAAGTAACATTCCCTTACACATTTTGTGTAACAGAGTACAGTGGGCATGCAACGGAAATAACGAAGCAATGTGCTAAAGAAAGTCAGGAGCCACTCTTAATTGTTGCTATTGGTGGAGACGGAACCGTACATGAAATAATCTCAGGAGCTACCGGTTATGAACATGTTCGAGTTGGAGTTATTTCTGCAGGAAGTGGAAATGATTTTGGTCGGACTTTTTCTGTATTTCAATCCATCGAACAGTTAGAAGCATATACATACGAAAAATATGATTTAGGTAAACTAACAAACGAGCGATCTACCTATAGTTTTGTCAACAATGCTGGCTTTGGCTTCGATGCGAAGGTGGTATATTCTTCAAATAATTCCAAATGGAAAAAGTGGTTAAATGCATTTGGATTAGGTAAAATAACGTACATACTTTATGTTGTAAAAGAATTGCTAGTTTTTCAAACTTTTTCGTTCTCTTTACTTACGAAAGAAGATACGTTAAAGTTTGATGATGTTTGGTTTATTGTCGTTTGTAATCAAGCGTATTTTGGTGGAGGCATGAAAATTTCTCCAAGTTCGCTACCTAACGATCAATTAATTGAAATGACAGTTGTCCATAAGTTAGCTAGATGGAAATTGCTGTTCATTTTTGGAACAGTTTTTTTCGGTAAACACACTAAATACAAAGAAGTAAAACAACTTCAAGCTAAGGATTTTACTATTCGTATGCATGAGAAAGTTTATGGCCATGTAGACGGGGAATTCTCTTGTGTAACAGAGCAAGAACAGTGTTTTTCTTTTTCGGTTCAACCGAAAGCTTGGAATTTAGCAAAACCATTAAGAAGCAAAAGGAGTTAA
- a CDS encoding nuclease-related domain-containing protein yields the protein MAQLVKLQDYVSRYQIDLKRYPTQFVRLKKQQWERTKGEWEKGTLDSSWMEKEEVEEEELAEKKSFFSKFFTRTNVEIEQAEAWEEHELLEENSIPEESTTLHFQPNIVYNPQSIEELKRMYLDQLFHFQLKWASSTLREKSYVDPKFMRDTLLRSLTLRLPDNYFLFYYPILKIKNAPVELEVIIILPTEILCLVVLEANDLDAFIGSSDRFWLRKSGKEEKKILSPMIGLNRMESILMQIFKKEDIDLPIRKVVLSRNGYIDYPGASFNTQFVDTRNFPEWFMALKSSPSPMKHMQFKAAQSILELVQTTSYSRAGWDVDSEEKNE from the coding sequence ATGGCCCAACTCGTTAAGCTTCAAGATTATGTTTCTCGATATCAAATAGATTTAAAAAGATATCCAACTCAATTTGTTCGACTAAAAAAGCAACAGTGGGAGCGAACAAAAGGAGAATGGGAAAAGGGGACACTTGATTCTTCTTGGATGGAAAAAGAAGAAGTGGAAGAGGAAGAATTAGCTGAAAAGAAGTCATTTTTTTCAAAGTTTTTTACCCGTACTAATGTAGAAATTGAACAAGCGGAAGCTTGGGAAGAGCATGAACTTCTGGAAGAAAATTCAATCCCTGAAGAGTCTACCACCCTTCATTTTCAACCGAATATTGTGTATAATCCACAGTCAATAGAAGAGTTAAAACGAATGTATTTAGATCAACTTTTTCATTTTCAGTTAAAGTGGGCAAGCTCTACTTTGCGTGAAAAGTCTTATGTAGATCCGAAGTTTATGCGTGATACATTATTGCGGTCTTTGACACTTCGTCTCCCTGATAATTATTTTTTGTTTTATTATCCTATATTAAAGATAAAGAATGCTCCGGTTGAACTGGAAGTAATCATTATTTTACCAACCGAAATTCTATGTCTTGTTGTACTAGAGGCAAATGATTTAGATGCTTTTATAGGTAGTAGTGATCGCTTTTGGCTGAGAAAAAGTGGCAAGGAGGAGAAAAAAATATTAAGCCCAATGATCGGCTTGAATAGAATGGAATCAATCTTAATGCAAATATTTAAGAAAGAAGATATAGACTTACCTATTAGAAAAGTCGTTCTATCAAGAAATGGTTATATTGACTATCCCGGTGCTTCATTTAACACCCAATTTGTTGATACTAGAAATTTTCCCGAATGGTTTATGGCATTAAAATCCTCCCCTTCTCCTATGAAGCATATGCAGTTTAAGGCTGCTCAATCTATACTTGAGCTAGTGCAAACAACATCTTATTCTAGAGCAGGATGGGATGTAGATAGTGAGGAGAAAAATGAATAA
- the thpR gene encoding RNA 2',3'-cyclic phosphodiesterase produces the protein MKSHYFLGIKVPPSIAKSIVEARNKTNLRETHKTLPVAEDLHITLFYVGAIEQAVLELIIQSFQKIDWSSFILTTAGLEHFGNDLTPRVMYIGLEESDSLNHLQQDVMQKIANVIEINTSKDFHAHITIAKKWASAASLLTDDFLLTKESFEVSKFSIFKINPTSIPRYEEVGSIQCRRV, from the coding sequence ATGAAATCCCATTACTTTTTAGGTATTAAAGTTCCTCCCTCAATTGCCAAATCTATCGTAGAAGCAAGAAATAAAACAAATTTGCGAGAGACACATAAAACTTTGCCAGTGGCAGAGGATTTGCATATTACCCTTTTTTATGTAGGAGCAATAGAACAAGCTGTATTAGAGCTAATTATCCAGTCGTTTCAAAAGATCGATTGGAGCTCTTTTATTTTAACAACCGCAGGACTTGAACATTTTGGAAATGATCTTACACCTAGAGTGATGTATATAGGATTAGAAGAAAGTGATTCTTTAAATCATTTACAGCAAGATGTAATGCAAAAAATTGCTAATGTCATCGAAATAAATACTTCAAAAGACTTTCATGCTCATATAACAATTGCTAAAAAATGGGCATCCGCAGCATCGCTCTTAACAGATGACTTCCTATTGACAAAAGAATCTTTCGAGGTTAGCAAATTTTCTATATTTAAAATAAATCCAACTAGTATCCCTCGATACGAGGAAGTTGGTTCAATACAGTGTAGGAGGGTATAA
- the dat gene encoding D-amino-acid transaminase codes for MKILWNDQIVDEKEVKIGYEDRGYQFGDGIYEVIKIYNADVFTATEHIDRLYASADKIQLVIPYTKDVLHKMLHELIEINEVQNGHIYLQVTRGTSPRQHNFPVPVVESVLTAYTKETTRPLAELENGVKVCFVEDVRWLRCDIKSLNLLGNVLAKQEAVSKNCYEAIQHRGEIITEGSSSNVYGIKDGVLYTHPVSNLILNGITRKVILDCCQEVGIQVVEEAFTKEQALEMDEFIMSSTNAEVMPIISIDGQMIGNGKRGNWTEKLQQAFEKKIPATLEV; via the coding sequence ATGAAGATTTTATGGAATGATCAAATTGTGGATGAAAAAGAAGTGAAGATTGGTTACGAGGATCGTGGCTATCAATTTGGAGATGGCATCTATGAAGTAATAAAAATTTATAATGCTGATGTATTTACTGCCACAGAGCATATTGACCGATTATATGCTAGTGCAGATAAAATTCAACTAGTCATTCCATATACAAAAGATGTTTTGCACAAAATGCTTCACGAATTAATCGAAATAAATGAAGTACAAAACGGACATATTTATTTGCAAGTGACACGAGGCACAAGTCCAAGACAGCATAATTTTCCGGTGCCAGTAGTGGAGAGCGTATTAACTGCTTATACGAAAGAAACAACTCGCCCGCTAGCCGAACTAGAAAATGGAGTAAAAGTATGTTTCGTTGAAGATGTTCGATGGCTTCGTTGTGATATTAAGTCATTAAATCTTTTAGGTAATGTCCTTGCTAAACAAGAAGCTGTTAGTAAAAACTGCTATGAGGCAATACAGCATCGTGGAGAAATCATAACTGAAGGTTCTTCTTCTAACGTCTACGGGATTAAAGATGGAGTGCTTTATACGCATCCTGTGAGCAATTTAATCTTAAATGGTATAACAAGAAAAGTTATTTTAGATTGCTGCCAGGAAGTAGGTATCCAAGTTGTAGAAGAAGCATTTACAAAAGAGCAAGCATTAGAAATGGATGAGTTCATCATGTCCTCTACAAATGCAGAAGTAATGCCCATTATTTCAATCGATGGACAAATGATTGGAAATGGTAAAAGAGGGAATTGGACTGAAAAGCTACAACAAGCTTTTGAGAAAAAAATTCCTGCAACTCTGGAAGTATGA
- the pepV gene encoding dipeptidase PepV, whose amino-acid sequence MNWLERAEEKKEDIIAELQRLIQIPSVLQTDLANSDMPFGPKPLEALLHMLREGEKAGFITKNIENMAGHIEMGNGQEILGILCHVDVVPEGKGWTYPPFEGVVADDKVYGRGAIDDKGPTIAAWMAMKLVKEAGIELSKKVRLIIGTDEESGFRCVKRYFEEEQMPEIGFAPDADFPIINAEKGIADLIFTQTGSSETETIQFFQAGKRTNMVPDEAFAYVFGGAHTINQKFHEFAKEHGITGEVVQEGSVVKVLVHGKSAHAMEPNDGVNAGILLAKFLKTISLTPHSKAFVEFLVTAFGEESRGHALSLNFADEVSGETTLNPGVIHYAPEQGSCTQVSLRYSVTYPFEEKLSACREILQNTGITLDLGSNSEPHYVDKEDILITTLQKVYERQTGQKAKLLSIGGGTYARVLKKGVAFGMVFPGRKDVAHQVDEYVDIEDLIKATAIYADAIVELAGKN is encoded by the coding sequence ATGAATTGGTTAGAACGTGCAGAAGAGAAAAAAGAGGACATTATTGCAGAATTACAACGCCTCATACAAATTCCAAGTGTGTTACAAACTGATCTGGCTAACTCTGATATGCCATTTGGACCTAAACCTTTAGAAGCGTTACTTCATATGCTTCGAGAAGGAGAAAAAGCTGGATTTATAACGAAAAATATTGAGAATATGGCCGGACATATCGAAATGGGAAATGGACAAGAAATACTTGGTATCCTTTGTCATGTAGATGTAGTACCGGAAGGGAAAGGCTGGACATATCCTCCATTTGAAGGTGTCGTAGCTGACGATAAAGTGTATGGCCGAGGTGCAATTGATGATAAAGGGCCGACCATAGCTGCATGGATGGCAATGAAATTAGTAAAAGAAGCGGGAATTGAGCTTTCTAAAAAAGTGCGTCTTATTATTGGTACTGATGAAGAAAGTGGTTTTCGTTGTGTAAAACGGTATTTTGAAGAAGAGCAAATGCCGGAAATTGGGTTTGCCCCTGACGCGGATTTTCCTATTATCAACGCGGAAAAAGGAATAGCCGATTTGATTTTTACACAAACAGGTTCTTCTGAGACAGAAACGATTCAATTTTTCCAAGCTGGAAAAAGAACAAATATGGTTCCAGATGAAGCATTTGCATATGTTTTTGGGGGAGCACACACAATAAACCAAAAATTTCATGAATTTGCTAAAGAGCACGGTATTACTGGGGAAGTTGTGCAGGAAGGTTCCGTAGTAAAAGTATTAGTACACGGGAAATCGGCACATGCAATGGAACCTAACGACGGAGTAAATGCTGGAATTTTACTTGCAAAGTTTTTAAAAACCATTAGCTTAACTCCACACTCTAAAGCATTTGTCGAATTTTTAGTAACTGCTTTTGGAGAAGAGAGTAGAGGGCACGCTTTATCCTTAAACTTTGCAGATGAAGTGTCTGGTGAAACTACTCTAAATCCTGGTGTTATTCATTACGCTCCAGAGCAAGGATCATGTACGCAAGTAAGCTTACGATATTCAGTTACCTATCCATTCGAAGAAAAATTAAGTGCTTGTAGAGAAATACTTCAAAATACAGGCATTACGCTGGATCTTGGGTCTAATTCTGAGCCACATTATGTCGATAAAGAGGATATACTCATAACGACTTTACAAAAAGTATATGAAAGACAAACAGGACAAAAAGCGAAGCTACTTTCCATTGGTGGCGGGACATATGCACGTGTTCTGAAAAAGGGTGTAGCATTTGGAATGGTTTTCCCTGGAAGAAAAGATGTAGCACATCAAGTGGATGAATATGTGGATATTGAAGACTTAATAAAGGCAACAGCAATTTATGCAGATGCAATAGTAGAACTAGCAGGGAAAAATTAA
- a CDS encoding DeoR family transcriptional regulator encodes MKPTTDRMLTRIKDMYMFIRDNGTVTTQDLVDEFGITPRTIQRDLNVLAFNDLIISPTRGKWTTTNKRVKLTS; translated from the coding sequence TTGAAACCTACTACTGATCGGATGCTCACTCGAATTAAAGATATGTATATGTTCATCCGAGATAACGGAACTGTTACAACTCAAGATTTGGTCGATGAATTTGGCATCACTCCTCGAACTATTCAAAGAGACTTGAATGTACTTGCTTTTAATGACCTAATTATTAGCCCAACACGAGGTAAATGGACCACGACGAATAAACGAGTTAAACTTACATCCTAG
- a CDS encoding pseudouridine synthase: MRLDKFLAHMGFGTRREVKGLVKSKAIQVNDVAVKDSSMHVNELTDQVTVYGEIVEYKEFIYLMMNKPAGVISATEDSRDQTVIDLLDDDVRHFEPYPVGRLDKDTVGLLLLTNDGALTHRLLSPNKDVPKVYFAQVEGIVNEADIEAFKVGVTLDDGYHTKPGLLRIISSGPTSEIELTITEGKFHQVKRMFEAVGKKVVYLKRLSMGSLKLDESLPEGTYRELTEEELALIQ; this comes from the coding sequence ATGCGATTAGATAAATTTCTAGCTCATATGGGCTTTGGAACAAGAAGAGAAGTAAAAGGACTTGTTAAGTCAAAGGCAATTCAAGTAAATGATGTCGCTGTGAAAGATAGCTCCATGCATGTCAATGAGCTAACAGATCAAGTAACTGTTTATGGAGAAATTGTGGAATATAAGGAATTTATTTATTTAATGATGAATAAACCCGCAGGAGTTATTTCTGCAACGGAGGATTCAAGAGATCAAACGGTTATTGATCTCTTAGACGATGATGTACGTCATTTCGAGCCTTATCCAGTTGGAAGACTTGATAAAGATACAGTAGGTTTACTTTTATTAACTAACGACGGTGCTTTAACGCATCGTCTTTTGTCTCCGAATAAGGATGTGCCAAAAGTATATTTTGCACAGGTAGAGGGCATAGTAAACGAAGCAGATATAGAAGCTTTTAAAGTTGGCGTCACATTAGATGATGGTTACCACACGAAACCTGGTTTACTACGTATTATAAGTAGTGGCCCAACTTCCGAAATTGAATTAACAATTACAGAGGGAAAATTCCATCAGGTGAAAAGAATGTTTGAGGCTGTTGGAAAAAAAGTAGTTTATTTAAAAAGACTTTCTATGGGTTCATTAAAGCTAGACGAATCCTTGCCAGAAGGAACATACAGAGAGCTAACGGAAGAAGAATTAGCACTAATACAGTAA